Proteins from one Panicum virgatum strain AP13 chromosome 7K, P.virgatum_v5, whole genome shotgun sequence genomic window:
- the LOC120642897 gene encoding uncharacterized protein LOC120642897, whose translation MSENNWYCVLTNEAQEHDSPGINPFSKLTIRELVKLINGDHLQLKREHTEDNLEDPDVVRESFEHNAIAEEELEEGVETNNNLEQGQTSSESNGTDPNDDYYTIDSDREPAEWKHRD comes from the exons ATGTCTGAAAACAATTGGTACTGTGTGCTTACCAATGAAGCGCAAGAACATGACAGCCCTG GTATCAATCCATTCTCAAAATTAACCATCAGAGAGTTGGTCAAGCTAATAAATGGTGATCACTTGCAATTGAAAAGAGAACATACCGAAG ACAATCTTGAAGATCCTGATGTTGTGAGAGAATCATTTGAACACAATGCAATAG CTGAAGAGGAACTTGAAGAGGGTGTAGAAACAAACAATAATTTGGAACAAGGACAGACCAGCAGTGAAAGCAATGGCACTGATCCAAACGACGATTACTACACTATAG ATTCCGACCGAGAGCCAGCAGAATGGAAACATAGAGACTGA